The Cellulomonas wangleii genome includes a region encoding these proteins:
- a CDS encoding FHA domain-containing protein FhaB/FipA: protein MSELTITLLRLGYLALLWFLVLSAITVLRRDLYGTRIIDRRRAPGKGAPAEAPVPAGEAPRAPRRPRTSGGPTRLVVTEGPLRGTTLPLGSSAVLVGRAPSCTLVLDDDYSSSRHARIFPQGDRWFVEDLGSTNGTFVGESRVEQPTPVPTGTPIRVGQSLLELQR from the coding sequence ATGAGTGAGCTCACGATCACCCTGCTGCGCCTGGGGTACCTCGCGCTGCTGTGGTTCCTCGTCCTGTCCGCCATCACGGTGCTGCGCCGGGACCTGTACGGCACGCGGATCATCGACCGACGTCGCGCCCCCGGCAAGGGTGCGCCCGCCGAGGCACCCGTCCCCGCCGGCGAGGCGCCGCGCGCGCCGCGACGCCCGCGCACCAGCGGCGGCCCCACCCGGCTCGTGGTGACCGAGGGCCCGCTGCGCGGCACCACGCTCCCCCTCGGCTCCTCCGCGGTGCTGGTCGGTCGGGCTCCCAGCTGCACGCTGGTCCTCGACGACGACTACTCCTCGTCGCGGCACGCGCGGATCTTCCCGCAGGGCGACCGCTGGTTCGTCGAGGACCTCGGGTCCACGAACGGCACGTTCGTCGGCGAGTCGCGCGTCGAGCAGCCCACGCCCGTGCCCACCGGCACGCCGATCCGCGTCGGGCAGAGCCTGCTCGAGCTGCAGAGGTGA
- a CDS encoding FhaA domain-containing protein, with product MGFLDKFENGVERVVNNAFARAFRSEVKPIELADALRREIDDRAAVVGRDRTVVPNEFTIELSTPDYDQVEAWGAEALAEELAANVTEHAASQHYAFVGPVTVSFSENTEQDAGRFAVHSATVRGPVAPATNAAPSPRHPLIDIDGQRYILTGPVTVIGRGSEADIIVDDPGVSRRHLEIRVTPDGVVASDMGSTNGLFVEGHQVPAATLLDGNTLTIGRTRILFWTGGDADVDE from the coding sequence GTGGGGTTCCTCGACAAGTTCGAGAACGGCGTGGAGCGCGTGGTGAACAACGCGTTCGCCCGGGCCTTCCGCAGCGAGGTCAAGCCGATCGAGCTGGCCGACGCGCTGCGCCGCGAGATCGACGACCGCGCCGCCGTCGTCGGCCGTGACCGCACCGTGGTGCCCAACGAGTTCACCATCGAGCTGTCCACGCCGGACTACGACCAGGTCGAGGCCTGGGGTGCGGAGGCCCTCGCGGAGGAGCTGGCCGCCAACGTCACGGAGCACGCCGCGAGCCAGCACTACGCGTTCGTCGGCCCCGTCACCGTCTCGTTCAGTGAGAACACGGAGCAGGACGCCGGCCGGTTCGCGGTCCACAGCGCGACCGTGCGCGGCCCGGTGGCACCGGCGACCAACGCGGCACCCAGCCCGCGGCACCCGCTGATCGACATCGACGGTCAGCGCTACATCCTCACGGGCCCGGTCACGGTCATCGGCCGCGGCTCGGAGGCCGACATCATCGTCGACGACCCGGGTGTGTCCCGGCGGCACCTCGAGATCCGGGTCACCCCGGACGGGGTCGTCGCCAGCGACATGGGCTCCACCAACGGACTGTTCGTCGAGGGGCACCAGGTGCCCGCGGCGACGCTGCTGGACGGCAACACGCTGACCATCGGCCGGACCCGGATCCTCTTCTGGACCGGGGGCGACGCGGACGTGGACGAGTGA
- a CDS encoding class II 3-deoxy-7-phosphoheptulonate synthase codes for MTNTAEVTDTNTDAGAPWTSDAWRTRPVAQAVDWPDEAQAQRALEQLRKLPPLIFAGEARALQSQLADVTRGAAFVLLAGDCAESFDEVSADRIRDQLKIILQMSLVLTHGAGLPVVKIGRMAGQLAKPRSAPTEIVNGVELQSLRGHLLNAENEDPDSRRLDPRRLVQGYHHSAIVLNLVRAFTSGGFADLREVHRWNQSFIAESPSGQRYEMLAAEIDRAVEFLHACGVRDDNDELSRTAFYTAHEALVLDYESGLTRREAATGEWYDCSAHLLWIGERTRALDGAHMDFVRGIRNPIGVKISDDCSPEELLQICTMLNPERIPGRLTLMIRMGARVIDRALPALVQAVVDAGHPVAWVSDPMHGNTRTTASGVKTRSFEDVSSEFLSFVRIVSEAGAWPGGIHLELTPDDVTECTGGSWLLDEDELGRNYTSLCDPRLNGRQGLDLAFLAAEALRDARTRLAR; via the coding sequence ATGACGAACACCGCCGAAGTGACCGACACCAACACTGACGCCGGCGCCCCCTGGACGAGCGACGCGTGGCGCACGCGACCGGTCGCGCAGGCTGTCGACTGGCCGGACGAAGCGCAGGCACAGCGGGCGCTCGAGCAGCTCCGCAAGCTTCCGCCGCTGATCTTCGCGGGCGAGGCACGTGCGCTGCAGAGCCAGTTGGCCGACGTCACCCGCGGCGCGGCGTTCGTCCTTCTCGCGGGCGACTGCGCCGAGTCGTTCGACGAGGTGTCGGCCGACCGCATCCGCGACCAGCTCAAGATCATCCTGCAGATGTCCCTGGTCCTCACTCACGGCGCCGGGCTCCCGGTGGTGAAGATCGGCCGGATGGCGGGGCAGCTAGCCAAGCCGCGCTCGGCGCCCACCGAGATCGTCAACGGGGTCGAGCTCCAATCGCTCCGCGGTCACCTCCTCAACGCCGAGAACGAGGACCCGGACTCGCGCCGCCTCGATCCCCGCCGGCTGGTCCAGGGCTACCACCACTCGGCGATCGTGCTGAACCTCGTGCGCGCGTTCACCAGCGGCGGATTCGCCGACCTGCGGGAGGTGCACCGCTGGAACCAGAGCTTCATCGCCGAAAGCCCTTCGGGTCAGCGGTACGAGATGCTGGCCGCCGAGATCGACCGCGCCGTCGAGTTCCTCCACGCGTGCGGCGTGCGCGACGACAACGACGAGCTCTCGCGCACGGCGTTCTACACCGCACACGAGGCGCTCGTCCTGGACTACGAGTCGGGTCTGACGCGACGCGAGGCCGCAACGGGCGAGTGGTACGACTGCTCGGCACACCTGCTGTGGATCGGCGAGCGCACGCGAGCGCTCGACGGCGCGCACATGGACTTCGTCAGGGGTATCCGTAACCCGATCGGCGTGAAGATCAGCGACGACTGCAGCCCTGAAGAGCTGCTGCAGATCTGCACCATGCTCAACCCCGAGCGCATCCCCGGTCGGCTGACGCTGATGATCCGCATGGGTGCTCGCGTGATCGACCGAGCACTGCCCGCGCTGGTCCAGGCCGTCGTCGACGCGGGGCACCCCGTCGCGTGGGTCAGCGACCCGATGCACGGCAACACGCGCACGACCGCGAGCGGCGTGAAGACGAGGTCGTTCGAGGACGTCAGCTCCGAATTCCTGTCGTTCGTGCGGATCGTGTCCGAAGCGGGTGCGTGGCCCGGCGGCATCCACCTCGAGCTGACCCCCGACGACGTCACGGAATGCACGGGCGGAAGCTGGCTGCTCGACGAGGACGAGCTAGGGCGCAACTACACAAGCCTCTGCGACCCGCGCCTGAACGGGCGCCAGGGGCTCGATCTGGCATTTCTCGCGGCCGAGGCGCTGCGCGACGCCCGGACGCGTTTGGCGCGCTGA